From the genome of Bombyx mori chromosome 16, ASM3026992v2, one region includes:
- the LOC101743318 gene encoding uncharacterized protein LOC101743318, translated as MQILFTIAPVSLFIRFTMYKSTAIIFFVVMMVGSSLQQGGAEGGTNAGIGFGANAGGGAGSDAGAGAGGGAGFQFGANAGAGGGGEAGSSNGFGK; from the exons atgCAAATTCTGTTCACTATAGCACCAGTCTCGCTATTTATTCGGTTCACGATGTACAAAAGTActgctataatcttttttgtagTTATGATGGTCGGGAGT agcTTACAACAGGGCGGCGCCG AAGGAGGAACTAATGCCGGTATCGGCTTTGGTGCCAATGCCGGTGGCGGTGCCGGTTCTGATGCCGGCGCCGGAGCCGGAGGTGGCGCTGGTTTCCAATTCGGCGCTAATGCCGGAGCCGGAGGCGGCGGCGAAGCCGGTAGTAGCAATGGATTCGGAAAGTAA